One Brassica napus cultivar Da-Ae chromosome A5, Da-Ae, whole genome shotgun sequence DNA window includes the following coding sequences:
- the LOC106454573 gene encoding acyl carrier protein 1, mitochondrial, which yields MALRNAVLRHLRVPVQNLAVRGSNQSQIGFLGSIRAFSSHDDHLSKQDVVDRVLDVVKSFPKVDPAKVTPEVHFQKDLGLDSLDTVEIVMAIEEEFKLEIPDKEADKIDSCSLAIEYVFNHPMSS from the exons ATGGCACTGAGAAATGCAGTTCTTCGTCACCTGAGGGTTCCCGTGCAAAACCTAGCGGTGAGAGGTTCGAACCAGTCTCAAATTGGGTTCCTTGGCTCGATCCGTGCTTTCTCTTCGCACGATGATCATCTCAGCAAGCAGGATGTTGTCGACAGAGTCCTCGACGTTGTCAAGAGCTTCCCTAAAGTCGATCCCGCTAAG GTGACTCCTGAAGTTCATTTCCAAAAGGATTTGGGGTTAGATAGTTTGGACACGGTGGAGATAGTGATGGCTATTGAAGAGGAGTTCAAGCTTGAGATCCCGGACAAAGAAGCTGACAAGATAGACTCTTGCTCTCTTGCCATTGAATACGTTTTCAATCATCCTATGTCTAGCTAA
- the BNAA05G04170D gene encoding uncharacterized protein BNAA05G04170D: protein MRCKRHIVDFSSSIGVCASCLRERLFSLAASTAASERISPPPRPLVFPRSVSPYVSARKSDAGRASSQNRFFPTPQVTSTAGGGGGGGSSEKVFDSGRSYKKKQSRLSRFSSLFRSRSDEFQDPFVASTSSTSRSWLSKVLSVRSKKPSPNDTCYIEDLIASESSHRPRQRYCRGMSPATVDYDDIEETPERVKRTPAAAAAMGTPGRRKTAMIGTGMGFCLSPLVRAKPSNWKGKLPPEFGYATTGEMKSPARPHISTAASFCANRSKKLVDLGRVDPRR, encoded by the coding sequence ATGAGGTGTAAAAGACATATAGTTGATTTCAGCAGCAGCATCGGCGTTTGCGCTTCTTGCCTCCGTGAACGTCTCTTTTCCCTCGCCGCTTCAACCGCCGCGTCAGAAAGGatctctcctcctcctcgtcCTCTCGTTTTTCCTCGCTCTGTTTCTCCTTACGTCTCCGCTAGAAAATCCGATGCCGGAAGAGCTTCTTCTCAAAACAGATTCTTCCCAACGCCGCAAGTCACCTCCACCGccggcggcggaggaggaggaggatcgtCGGAAAAAGTCTTCGACTCCGGCAGATCgtataagaagaaacagagcagGCTATCTCGGTTCTCTAGCTTATTCAGGTCAAGATCCGACGAGTTTCAAGACCCCTTCGTCGCGTCGACGTCGTCCACGTCGCGTTCTTGGCTCTCGAAGGTTCTCTCCGTCCGATCGAAAAAGCCGTCACCCAACGACACGTGCTACATCGAGGATTTGATCGCCTCCGAGTCAAGCCACCGACCGAGGCAGAGATACTGCAGAGGAATGTCACCCGCGACGGTGGATTACGACGACATCGAGGAAACTCCCGAGAGAGTGAAAAGAACGCCGGCGGCTGCGGCGGCGATGGGAACTCCGGGGAGAAGAAAGACGGCGATGATCGGTACAGGGATGGGTTTCTGCTTGAGTCCGTTAGTGAGAGCTAAACCTTCTAACTGGAAAGGGAAACTTCCGCCGGAATTTGGATACGCCACCACCGGGGAGATGAAGTCTCCGGCGAGGCCTCACATTTCGACGGCGGCGTCTTTTTGCGCGAACCGGTCTAAGAAGCTTGTCGATTTAGGACGGGTTGATCCTCGCCgttga
- the LOC106450783 gene encoding ras-related protein RABH1b-like encodes MAPVSALAKYKLVFLGDQSVGKTSIITRFMYDKFDNTYQATIGIDFLSKTMYLEDRTVRLQLWDTAGQERFRSLIPSYIRDSSVAVIVYDVASRQSFLNTTKWIDEVRTERGSDVIVVLVGNKTDLVDKRQVSIEEAEAKARELSVMFIETSAKAGFNIKALFRKIAAALPGMETLSSTKQEDMVDVNLKSSNANASLAQQQSGGCSC; translated from the exons ATGGCTCCAGTCTCGGCGCTCGCTAAGTATAAGCTGGTGTTTCTGGGAGATCAATCCGTGGGGAAGACGAGCATCATCACTCGATTCATGTACGACAAATTCGACAACACTTACCAG GCCACGATTGGTATTGATTTTCTATCAAAGACAATGTACCTTGAAGATCGAACTGTCAGATTGCAGTTGTG GGATACAGCTGGGCAAGAGAGATTCAGGAGTCTTATTCCCAGCTATATCAGGGACTCTTCTGTTGCTGTTATTGTCTACGATGTTGCAA GCAGGCAGTCCTTCCTAAACACTACTAAGTGGATCGATGAGGTTAGGACAGAACGTGGTAGTGATGTCATAGTTGTCCTTGTGGGAAATAAAACCGACCTTGTGGACAAAAG GCAAGTGTCGATAGAGGAAGCAGAAGCTAAGGCTCGTGAGCTTAGTGTAATGTTTATCGAAACCAGTGCCAAAGCAGGCTTCAACATAAAG gCTCTGTTCCGTAAGATAGCAGCAGCTTTGCCCGGTATGGAAACACTGTCTTCAACCAAGCAAGAGGACATGGTTGATGTCAATCTCAAGTCTTCCAATGCCAATGCATCATTGGCTCAGCAGCAATCAGGAGGATGCTCTTGTTAG
- the LOC106450787 gene encoding sister chromatid cohesion protein DCC1-like, with the protein MEESGSSGGAEAVINLGLGSSVPISYHPCFGPHDDLLLLEADDNLVSDIFNGRVTLRGLPDEDAVLCTKSKTYAIKFVGNSNSMFLIPPSNSPGFIQDDAHGKVSVIKLAPGNMELVEVSPKLDKLKQLLLESPFGPGEVDAMMMDDDGSEKNRVLYTWSDLVNIIQASDEELRSGLESLSAIEIDGYWRVIDESYLDMILRMLLNNCVLNSWSFDDLDKEEVVSSLVADEFPTQLAGHCLRVFGSEVKETNKWKLEPRLVCLHFARQVLREEKMRVERFMEEWKKKIPVGMEEKFEMLEGEVLTERIGIETRVYTFSVRSLPSTPAERFAVLFKHRPKWEWKDLEPYLRDLQVPRLSMEGLLLKYTRRAQSRPDAEPIFSAR; encoded by the exons ATGGAAGAAAGTGGGAGCAGTGGAGGAGCCGAAGCAGTGATTAATCTGGGACTCGGATCGTCGGTGCCGATTTCGTATCACCCGTGCTTTGGACCTCAcgatgatcttcttcttctcgaaGCTGACGACAATCTCGTCTCAGATATCTTCAATGGAAG GGTAACATTGAGAGGACTTCCTGATGAGGACGCTGTTCTCTGCACCAAGTCCAAGACTTACGCAATCAAGTTTGTTGGCAACTCTAACTCCATGTTCCTTATCCCTCCTTCAAACTCCCCTGGCTTCATCCAAGACGATGCTCACGGTAAAGTATCCGTCATCAAACTTGCTCCTGGTAACATGGAGCTTGTTGAGGTTTCTCCCAAACTCGACAAACTCAAGCAGCTTCTCTTGGAAAGCCCTTTTGGTCCTGGTGAAGTAGATGCCATGATGATGGATGATGATGGGTCAGAGAAGAATAGAGTTTTGTACACATGGAGTGATTTGGTTAACATTATTCAAGCGAGCGATGAGGAGCTACGCAGCGGGTTGGAGAGTCTTTCCGCTATTGAGATTGATGGTTACTGGAGGGTTATAGACGAGAGCTACCTAGACATGATTCTGAGAATGCTTCTTAACAACTGCGTGCTGAACAGTTGGTCTTTTGATGATCTAGACAAAGAGGAAGTTGTGAGTTCGTTGGTAGCTGATGAGTTCCCTACCCAACTCGCGGGGCACTGCTTGCGCGTGTTTGGCTCTGAGGTGAAGGAGACTAACAAGTGGAAGTTGGAGCCGAGGCTTGTGTGCTTGCACTTCGCTAGACAGGTACTGAGAGAGGAGAAGATGAGGGTAGAGAGGTTTATGgaagagtggaagaagaagataccAGTAGGGATGGAAGAGAAGTTCGAGATGCTTGAAGGTGAGGTTTTAACTGAGAGGATTGGGATTGAGACAAGGGTTTACACGTTTAGCGTTAGGTCTCTGCCGTCAACTCCAGCTGAACGGTTCGCTGTGCTGTTTAAACATAGACCGAAGTGGGAGTGGAAAGACTTGGAGCCTTACTTAAG ggATCTTCAAGTTCCTAGACTTTCTATGGAAGGTTTGCTTCTGAAGTACACACGCAGAGCACAGTCTAGACCTGATGCAGAACCTATCTTTAGTGCAAGGTAG